gtccgtccactttgtgggaTTGATAATGAATTCGCCCcatgggtgatccgtccactttgtggacttgataataaTTTCCACTCTATGGGTGGTCCGTCCACTTTTTGGACGTTGTTTTCTCTTGTTCACTTTTGAACTTTGTGAGAATTCAAGTAGAAAAATACGGTTGTGTCTGAATATtcctctttaaaaataaaaatacgtTTGTAGAAAAAAGTActtgcccccttgggcttaaaaaggcacaaaatattgtagcaaaaattgtcaaagaaaaactagtaattgtagctaaaattaaataaactgggAAATTAGGGATCGTCGTTGTTCTTCATATTAtctctactggtagtattttcGTAGATGCTCCGTGTTCCATGGGTGCGGCAGCTTTTGTCCATCCAGCGTCTCAAGGTGGTAGGTGCCATTCCTTTACCATGATGCGATcttgtagggtccttcccaattggggccgagctttCCTTGCGAAGGATCTCTAGTGGCACCCATTACCTTCCGTAGTACAAGATCACCGACCTGAAAGTCCCTATGCCTCACTTTGGAGTTGTAGTGTTTTGCCATGAGATTCTAATAACGCGCCAACCTCTGCTCTGCTGCCACTCTGACttcgtccactaggtcgagctgaaGGCGCATGGCTTCTTCGTTCTTATCCTTGTCGTAGTTCTCCACCCGGTAGCTTATGAGCCCCACTTCTGCGAGAATGATGGCTTCACTCCCGTATGCTAGTCGAAATGGCATTTCTCCAGTAGGTGTTCTTGCTGTAGTCCGCTATGCCCACAGAACGCTTGGTAATTCGTTCGGCcagataccctttgccccctcaagtcgggtcttgattatcttgagcaaggatAGGTTCGTGACTTTGACTTGCCCATTAGCCTGTAGGTGTGCAGGCGACgagtagtggttcttgatcCCTAACTCCAAGCAGAAGTCTCTAAATGCGTTTTTGTCGAATTGCTTACCGTTGTCAAAGACCAGCACTCTGGGTATCCCGTATCTGCATATGATATTTCTCCAGACAAAACTTCGAATGTTCTTCTTCATGATGCAGGCTAAGGCCTCTGCTTctacccacttagtgaaatagTCTATGCCAACTACCAGAAACTTTAGCTGCCTGACCGCCGTCGGGAACGGgcccatgatatctagtccccattgTGTGAACGGCCAAGGTGCCGTCATGGGGGTCAGTTCTTCAAACGGTTGCCGgatgaaattgctgaacctctgacACTTGTCGCACAACTTAACATAAGCTTGTGCGTCTTTCAGCATTGTAGGCCAATAGTATCCTGCTCGGATCAACTTATGTACTAATGACCTTgcccctgagtggtttccgcagataccTTCGTGGATTTCTCTCATTACGTAACTTGCTTCTTCGTGGCCTAAAAACCTCAGGTATGGTTGAGAGAAACCTCTTTTTTATAAGACATCTTTTATCAGTACAAATCGTGATGTCTGGACCTTCAATTTTCTTGCGGCGTCCTTCCTGTTTGGTAACGCACCGATTTTCAGATAGGATATCAATGGCGTGGTCCAATTGCATTTAGAATCTACTTCCTGCATATTCGTTCCGTCGTTAATAAGTGAGGAGACTTGAACAAATGATAATACTTGTTCGGAGACAAGTATAAATTCGGCTGAGGCAGCTTTTGCTAGATGGTCGGCACATTCGttttcttcccttgggatttgaatgaATTTGACTTCGAGGTCACCGATTCGGTACTTCACTTCTTCTAGATACCTTTTTATCCTTTCATTCTTACACTCATAGCCGCCATCAATCTGACTCGTTACTACCTATGAATCATAATGTACGACTATGTTTTCCGCACCTGTAGCCTTTGCAAGGTCCAACCCTGCCACCAAGGCTTCATATTTTGCCTCGTTGGTTGTGGGGAAATCTAGTTGGATTATACATTGGATCTTATCTCCCTCTGGGGTTTGGATCACTACGCCGGCACCTTCGGCTCGTCTATTCAAAGATCCGTCAGTATAAATATTCCactgttttttcttctctacccCCTGGCCCTCTCCGAGGGTGAATTCGGCGATAAAGTCAGCCACTACCTGCCCTTTTACAACTGTTCGCGGACGGTACTGGATGTCAAACTCGCTAAGCTCTACTGCCCATAAAGCCATTCTTCTTGCTGCCTCTGGACTACTCATAGCTTTTCTCAAGGGCTTGTCCATCAAAACAATGATGGTATGTGCTTGGAAGTATGGTTTGAGTCTTCGCGTTGCGATTATCAACTCGAAAGCCAACTTCTCCATATGAGGGTACCTCTCTTCTGCCCCTCGGAGCGCTCAGCTCGTGAAGTAGACAGGTCTCTGCAATCCATCTTCCTCTCTTACCAAAGCTGCACTTATAGCGGCATGTGAGACGGCTAAATACAGGTAAAGCACTTCTCCTGGCTTGGATGGACTGAGCAACGATGGAAAGGAAAGATATGCCTTTAAGTTGTCAAATGCCGTCTGGcattcgtccgtccactcgaatgtTTTTCTGAGAGTGCGAAAAAAGGGTAGACATCTGTCCGTTGCTCTCGAGACGAGCTTATTCAAGGCTGCGATTTTTCCATTCAATCTCTAGACCTCCTTAACCATCCTCGGTGGTTCCAACTCCATTATGGCCCGTATCTTCTCCGGGTTGAcctctattcctctttgggatACCATGAAGCCCAGGAATTTCCCGCCGTCACTCCGAACGCACacttgtttggattgagcttcattttGTATGACTTGAGTGTGTCAAAGGTCTCCCTGAGGTCGTCTAGGTGATCATCTTCTTGCAGACTCTTTACTAACATGTCGTTAACATAAACTTGTACGTTCCTCCCAATCTGGTGCGCAAACATTTTGTTCATTAACCTCTAGTATGTTGCCCCAGTATTTTTGAgtccgaatggcatcaccttgtagcagAATAGTCCTTGGCTTGTAACAAAGGAGGTTTTCTCTTGATTAGATTCTTCCATTTTAATCTGGTTGTAgcctgagaaggcgtccatgaaacTTAAGAGCTGGAGTCTTGCAGTTGAATCTACCAAGGTATCTATTCGTGGGAGTGGGTAGCTATCTTTAGGGCAAGCTTTGTTGAGGTCCGTGAAatctacacacatcctccattttctgTTGGCCTTTTTAACCATGATGATATTTGCCAACCAGTCAGAGTAGTATACTTCTCAGATGAAATTTGCCTCTAGTAATTTTCGaacttcctctgctatggccTTGTCCCACTCCTAGGCGAACACTCGTTTCTTTTGTCGAATTGGAGGGAATGAGGGCGACACATTTAACTTGTGGACCATGACTGAGGGGTCAATTTCTAGCATGTCTTCGTGACTCCAGGCGAATACATCTTGGTTATCTCTGAGGAAAGTCGTGAGCGTTTGGTGCACCGGCCAACTAGCTAGTGTGCCAATTCTAGTCGTCCGTTCTGGCCGTGTGTCACCAAGGCTCACCTCTTCCAGTTCCTCAACTGGCTCTGCTAGTGCTCGTTGTTCTCCGATACACATCATTTGCTGTTGATCCTCCATCTCTAACATGACAATATAGCATTCCCGTGCTGCTACTTGATTTCCTCACAGTTCTTCTACCCCGTACTCTGTCGGGAATTTAATCATCAAGTGGTATGTTGAAGTCACCTCCTTCCAGGAATTGAGAGTGGGCTATCTGAGAATGGCATTATAGGCGAACGAACAGTCGACTACGAGAAACGTTACCTCCCTAGTGATCTGCTGAGGATAGTCACCTGCCGTCACAGATAGTGTAATTGCGCCCAAGGGGAACACCTTCGTTCCTCCAAATCCCACGAGAAGGGCATTCGTTGGTGTTAACAGTTCCCTGTCAATATTCATTTGCTGGAACGCCGGGTAGTATAGTATGTCCGCtgaactaccgttgtcgacaAAGACCCGATGCATGTTATAATCTCCTATTTGCAAGCTGACCACAAGTGCGTCGTCATGCGGATGGTGAAGTCTCCGAGCATCATCTTCTGAAAATCTGATGATGGGGTTGTTTATTTGTGGCATTTTAGGTACAAATCCTGTAAGTTGGATGCTATGGACCATTCTGAGGTAGGTTTTGTGGGCTTTTTTGGAAGATCCGGCCACGATAGTGCCCCttacgatcatccttatgtcccctatagGTGGTCTAGGGTGCTCGTTCTCCCGTCGTGGGGCCTGCTCCTGGGGCAGATCAGTTCTTTCCTTGTTGACAAACCTTTGTAGCTTCCCTTGTCTAATAAGAGCCTTAATCTGCTGTTTCAGATCGTAGCAGTTAGCTGTGTCGTGCCCGTGGTCACGATGGAAGTGACAATACTTATCCCTTGGCCTCTTGCTAGGATCTCCTTTTAGCTTTCTAGGGAACGTCAGGGCTCCTTCGTCTTTGATCTGCATTaagacttgatctatcgggacAGTTAATGGTGTGAAGCTCGTGAACTTCCCAGCGGGGGGTCTAGAGTGTCTTTCATCTCGTCGATCTCTGCTTCTGGCCATCTTTCGCCCCCTATCCTTTCATGTGTCCTCCTGCCTTTCCTTCTTTCTGGGCTTCTCCTCGCGGGCCAACAATGCATCTTCCGCGTTCATGTATTTGGTAGCTCTGTAGAGCACgtctgacatggtttttgggtcatttttgtaTAAAGAAAACTAAAACTTACCCTTCCATAACCCGTTAGTGAATGCTGCTACGAGTATCTTATCATTCGCTTTGTCAATTAAAAGGGCCTCCTTGTTAAAACGTGTTATGTAGGATCTCAGCATCTCGTCTTCTCGTTACTTGATGCTCATCAAGCACGCAGTAGACCTCTTGTACCTATGTCCCCCAATAAAGTGTGAGGTGAACTGGGCGCTCAACTCCTTGAAAGTGTTGATGGAGTTCGGCGTTAATctactgaaccaaattcttgcagGACCCTTTAGCATCGTAGgaaaggccctacacatgatctcgTCTGGTACTCCTTaaaggtgcattagggtcttgaaagtttctaggtgatcgagggggtccttgaccccgtcgtAGCTTTCGATTTGGGGCATGCAGAATTTCTGTGGTAGGGGGAAAGAGTTGACGGAGGTAGTGAACGGTGAATCGGTCCTGTTTACTAGGTCATCACGATCATTGGACACTCGTCCCTTGAGGGCATTCATCATGAcctccatctgttccttcatcgcctgcatctctgcTACAATAGGTGGAGGGGCCGTTTCCATGAGAGATGGAAGGCTCATATTTTGCCGCTCTGGTCTGCTTAGGGCGTTACTGCCCTCTGGCCTTTCTTGTTCCCTTCGTTCGGCACTGGTACCTTCTTGGTTTTCCTCTTGAACATTGTGTCCTGCATCCCTTTGGCGTAGCTGTTCCTCTAGatcatggttttgttttgtgagaCGTTCCACTGCTGCCATGAGAGTTTGGACCTGCCTCTCCAATGCAGTGGATCGCAGCAATTCGTCTCCTTGAACATTGTTGGTTGTAGCCATCGAGTGAGTGAGTACGATGCAACTCTTATGTCCGGGAAGCGATAATCTGGCTAAACTCGACgtttcccacagatggcgccaactgatgatgccgtaaaaatcaccagtgagctacacgatccTTGCACGCTTGAAATAGCGACctacaagaagaaagaagtgaccTAACAGAGGGCATCAGTGTGGTGttggccaaataccctccgaaggtcaaattagaactattctcaactctagagtatTAGAgaggggtaaattatgcgtatcttgatttgtgagggtattggggcttttatagtagtagaaggttggTCTCTCTTCCTtgatgtagaagtcttttccttgtaGAAATCTTTTTGAataatcccaaacgtgatggacatGACTTTTCCTTGTAAAGAAGGTCTTCATTAACGCGCATATCTTCTGGAATTCTTCTTGTGCTAGGATTCCTATTTCCTTTGGGATTCTATGAGGATTCAGGCATGTGTAGCATGTATTTCAAGTCATGGTTTCTGCTGTGCCTTAGGCTTACCCACTGTCGGCCCATGGGATAGGATCTGTCAGGGCCAACATAATGAAGGTCCGTCATGCCAATTTTTACCCCTTCAGGTCCACCATTGGGTGCAGCATAGCAAAATGTGAGAGTGAGACACTGCTTTGGGGAGAGGGCTCTGCAACAATTCTAGAGAAGAGAAACTTCTCATTGTTTTAGGTGCAATCTCGAACTTTGTATTCGACCGAAATCTTTATTGTGTTAGAGaactttgtatttgtatttgtcaCTGCCACTGCACATAAATATAGGCCCAAAACCAAACTAAGTAAATTCTttacgttttctttttttataaaaatttttaaaattgtgtttagtgtatttttctttctagttTTCTTTGttctaattatttgtttggtggTCTTTTTAAAGCTCACATTCTACTGTCAAACTTGGGTGGAAGTGCTATCTAAAGGccctttttttataataattaaaaaaaaaaattggcaatagAACTTCCACTATGACAACAAATTGGTATCAGTGCTTCCACTTTTACAACAGTCAAAATATTATTCACAACACAACTGTGGCAAGTAAATTGATATTTATTGGGCTAACCAGGTTAGTCGTTGACACAGCCCAAATCCACATGTAGTCCTCATTTGGAGTAGTTCTGAAACTAATAATCATAGTTagtattgataatttgatatgatGGTACACTGATTAGTCATTGGTTCAACTGTtagattattaattaattaatttaaaaaaaaaaaaaaaaacagttcgAACAAAATCGTGtggtttgatatttttcttataaaaaaattaaaaaaaaaaattgtttttcattgtGTACGTATTTGGTTTTTTGCAAATCAGAATTTTATAGTGTGTCAGTGACAGCTCAACCATCGATTCCGTTTAGTTATGATAAGTTGATAACTATGCTAATTATATGTCAAGCGACATTCAAATCACCAGTGCAGGgtattggagaaaaaaaaaaattaaattacaacaaATGGTTTTGAAATTGTTTGGAACATGATAAGAACTCTCTCTTTGGTTTAAATATTTCTCTAGTGTTCCAGTCTTCTACGGCTCCACCTCGCACACCCGAGTTGAACCAAATTCTCTTAAATCAGCCAATCAGACACTTGAGCctgataattattttatttagttcaaTGTTAAAATGGACCAACACAGGTTGCCATCCAGGGTAACAACTATATCAACTAATCCTAATTGAGGTCCGGATTTTAGTTAGATAAAGTTTATTGTTTGTGTGCGCACCCCAAACGAGTTTAAAAGGTCTATCTCGTTCTTGGGCTTACAATATATTTGTAAtgtgggttttgaattttctattctGGGTGATTCTAATCTAGAGACCCAGCAAGATCTCTCCGATATTTGTATTGTTTCCTCTCACTTTTTACGACTATTATTCTTGGTTCTCAACTTTCTTCCCAAACTTTCAACAACAACCCCTTTCCTTTCCTTAGCCTCATATATTTATAGCCCAAAATTAGTGGAAAAATCATGATTACTCTTATGGCTAGTGGGAATGGAGGTCCAATATTGTTATCActaagtggatgtttagttgGAAGTGGGGTGTGGTGAGAGTGGTATTGGAATTGGTTCCCACTTCAAAAAAAGGGGGGTGATGTTCGTCGGCAGAATTTCTCAAGGAGTCGCTGGGCATTCGGGATATGGCCTTCCTAAGTAGACACATGTGTCGGAGTTGGGATGCGCCGGACAACTTCCTGGCCATGAATTAATGAGCATATAATTCAATGACTGACCCAATGGGATCTAGGCCAAACATGAGGCCATAGGATCTGCGCCCCTGGCCCTAGTGGGCCTCAAACCCAATTTCTGACATGGGTGTCAGGGATCGTGGGTCATACTGTAGAGTTGGGGTCTAAGGCCTAAATGGCTCTGGAGGCTCGATGCCGTATATTAGCCCTCCTTTGATTTGTGCTTGGTGCCCGAGGGCGAATCAAGGAGTCTAAGAGACAAAAGCGATCCGGGAAGTTCAATCAGTAGGCACTAGGCGGTTGAGAGATTAATTAATGCGCCCTTAAAAGATGCGTTGTATCTAATGATTGGCTCAGCCATCATTATTACCTGACGGTTCACGAACCGAGATAGTGCACGTGTGGCGGTTGTGATGGGATTCATAGAGTTTCCTGCTCTTCAGTTATTAAATGGTATTTATTCCATCCCTTTTGGCCCCTATAAATAGTCCATTCTGAATCACTCTCCCATTTTTGCATTCTTCGCTCACTAAACTTCCTCCCTGTCGTGCATACCTTTCTGTGCGTTCACCCTCCAGCCCAAAGTACCTTTCTTTTTAGAGCCCAAAGTAAGtttctctatctttctcttttgttttagtcTCTTCCTTCAATTCTAGAGCTTAGGATGGGTTTTGCTCACCTTTTAAATACTGGGGCGTCCCTAGCCAGTTTTAGGCAGACATTCAACATCCCTGAGGATGTGAATGTGGCATACTGCCATGAAAGCGAGATTGCTCTTTACAGACACTATGGGTCAAGTACTGCCTTCTTCCCCTTGATGGCAATTTCGgagggtggggttaggtttCCAGTGAGCCCACTCTTACTTAATACCCTTAGGTTTTACGATTTGAGCCCCGAGCAGCTTTCTCCCAATTTTTActaggtagttagttgtgttgATAGGTTGAACCAAATATACGGTTTGCAGTTGAATCACCATGATATAAATTTCATGTACAGCCTATGCGGAAACAAAAACaccaattattatttaaaagttaGGAACTACCGGGTACGGCTAATTTCATGCCTGCCCAATTCAAACAGAAACTCAGTCGGGGAGTTTGTCTGGGTGaacggcaattggtttgccgatGACCTCCCCTGCCCACTCTCGCCGCGCAAAGTTGGTTCGTATTGCCTACCTATTTATcctgttttccttttttgtttactTACGCTTGTTTTATCCACACGGGTACTAATTTACTGTGTTCCTTTATTGTAGATGGTAAAGAATTTGTTCCGGACCTTAGAGTTGTGCACGTAAGGGACTTGAATTTTGTCCTCAGGTCCGATATATTTGTTCACACTGACGGGCAGCTCCAGACATCACATCTAATACTCGGCTGCGACCCTGTATATAGGACTTGGCAACCCTTCAGTCAAGACCTATTACTAGATAGCCCTTTGCTGTTTTACATAAATGTACGGCACGCAAACTTCCTCCCCCCTAAATTGACCTTTGGTGAAGCTCGGGACATCGTTCCGTACTATACAACTGCGGATGATCTCGCCCCGGTCAGAGAAGAATTTGCAAAGTGCGTCTCCCAAAACCGCCAGGCGCATGTTCCCGTTGAAGAACAAGCAGACCCCGCCCCGTTAGCTGAGTAAGAAGTAGTTAAGGCTAAACAAGGCGAAAAATGACGGTCGGCCGATTCTTGCCTAGAACTCATCCTCCCGTCGAGTCTCAACAGCCCCAAGGCAAGGGCCGAACTCTCCCTCCCTCCTTTTCCACTCGTACGATAAAGAAACagcaccttgatgatcaaccgCCCAAGGCTCCTGGTGATCCCCCCTCCAAGACCCAACCCGGTCATCCAGCAGGATCACAATTCGGGAACCGATGGCCGAATCTCAGACTATGGCTCAAGTCGATGCGAATGTAGCATCTTCCTCCCAGCCCATAGTCCCTTGGCAGCCTACCTTCAAGTTCGGTGCAGGGCCTCTGCCAGCCACGACCAGTGCAATAGTATGGGATAAGGGCAAGGGGGGAAGGGTGGCATAGAGCCTAGTGCACGGCTTGCTGCTACCCGAGGATGTTTGATTTTTCTCCGAGGGGGACGATGATTCGTTGGTACGGCGGCTATAGTGGCACACTGTGGCAGTGATTTCTCTCtccttactttttttatttatttatttaaatacatGAATCATTCTTTTATCTTCACACTTGTTTTTGTGTTACCAGTCCGTGCAAATGACTTACATTCTCAGTGAGAGACTGAAGGAGCTTACCGAGGATGCTGAGCGGCAAAAAGCTTTGAAGGATGTGACCAATGCCAATGTGAAAGAGAAGAGCAAGGCTGCCAAGGTTGCGGAGAAGAAAGCTCAATCCTTAGAGAAGGCCCGGCTACTAGCAGAGAAGAAAATAGCTGAGGTGGAGGGTTGGCTGGAGGGGGTCGAGCTTAAATTAGCAGAGGCAGACAATCTCAACTTGGCCCTGGCCGATCAGATAGCCGACCTTAAAGCGGCCCTTGAAGCCTACAAAAACAAATGGTGCGATAAGGGTTTTACAGATGCCAAGAAGTCTGTGGAGCCAGTTGTCCACCAAGCGCGACTTCACGGGTTCGGGAAGGGTTGGCTGGCGGCCCTCTAGGTGATGGGAGTGGCCGAGGATTCCCCTTTGAGAGACCTCGGCCAAATCCCATACCTAGCCCTTCTGCCCCCCTCCCAGAGTCAGGCCGATGTTGTGAACGAGGAAGAAACCACCAGTATGAGGGAGCTGGTCCAAGCGATTGACGCCCACGTTGATCCTGAGGTTTCTAGCACCCTCCATGTTGTAAATGATAAACAATCCCAACAGCTATGGACCGAGGACATTCCCAATCGGCTAGCTAGTGAAGCAGCCCGACCCTCACCTACCGACCCAGCCGTTTAATGTTTGCTCTCAACTAGTTGTTTTATCCATGTTTTTACTTTATGTTCTCTTT
This DNA window, taken from Quercus robur chromosome 2, dhQueRobu3.1, whole genome shotgun sequence, encodes the following:
- the LOC126697746 gene encoding uncharacterized protein LOC126697746: MATTNNVQGDELLRSTALERQVQTLMAAVERLTKQNHDLEEQLRQRDAGHNVQEENQEGTSAERREQERPEGSNALSRPERQNMSLPSLMETAPPPIVAEMQAMKEQMEVMMNALKGRVSNDRDDLIKDEGALTFPRKLKGDPSKRPRDKYCHFHRDHGHDTANCYDLKQQIKALIRQGKLQRFVNKERTDLPQEQAPRRENEHPRPPIGDIRMIVRGTIVAGSSKKAHKTYLRMVHSIQLTGFVPKMPQINNPIIRFSEDDARRLHHPHDDALVVSLQIGDYNMHRVFVDNGSSADILYYPAFQQMNIDRELLTPTNALLVGFGGTKVFPLGAITLSVTAGDYPQQITREVTFLVVDCSFAYNAILR